Proteins from a genomic interval of Luteibacter pinisoli:
- a CDS encoding MFS transporter, with protein MPSTSPETSLFRYPAFLQFWFAKNASSFGFQMMSVAVGWQIYSITGRAFDLGLIGLVQFIPSVVLALPAGHVADQFDRRRIVRICQVIEWIAITLLAAFSVSGHINEAGILALVFVVGIAKAFEFPAMQSMLPALVPLSILPRATAASAAAGQAAMIAGPALGGLLYVAGPATVYGVSALLYLGALIFMSRLRYDHAPPRREPATLKSLFAGVHFIRSRPAVLGVISLDLFAVLLGGATALLPIFAKDIQHTGPWGLGLLRAAPAVGALLMSIWLSSHSLKRRVGPIMFTAVAGFGVATLVFAVSTSLWLSMGALFALGAFDMVSMVIRGALVQLETPDDMRGRVSAVNAIFINTSNQLGEFESGLLAAALGAVNATLIGGVGTLVVVGLWMWWFPSLRRRQALVEHPDPVEGASSTI; from the coding sequence ATGCCGTCGACCTCCCCCGAGACCTCCCTTTTCCGCTACCCGGCGTTCCTGCAGTTCTGGTTCGCCAAGAACGCCTCCAGCTTCGGCTTCCAGATGATGTCGGTGGCCGTGGGCTGGCAGATCTATTCGATCACCGGCCGTGCGTTCGACCTTGGCCTGATCGGCCTGGTCCAGTTCATCCCCTCGGTGGTGCTCGCCCTGCCCGCCGGCCACGTGGCCGACCAGTTCGACCGCCGCCGCATCGTGCGGATCTGCCAGGTCATCGAGTGGATCGCCATCACCCTGCTGGCCGCCTTCAGCGTGAGCGGGCACATCAACGAAGCCGGCATCCTCGCCCTGGTCTTCGTGGTGGGTATCGCCAAGGCGTTTGAGTTCCCGGCCATGCAATCCATGCTGCCGGCGCTGGTACCCCTGTCGATCCTGCCGCGGGCCACGGCGGCCAGCGCCGCGGCAGGCCAGGCGGCGATGATTGCCGGCCCCGCCCTCGGCGGCCTGCTCTACGTCGCGGGCCCGGCCACGGTCTATGGCGTCTCCGCCCTGCTCTACCTCGGCGCGCTTATTTTCATGTCGCGCCTGCGCTACGACCATGCACCGCCGCGCCGCGAGCCGGCCACCCTCAAATCCCTGTTCGCGGGCGTGCACTTCATCCGCAGCCGACCGGCGGTGCTGGGCGTGATCTCGCTGGATCTCTTCGCGGTGCTGCTCGGCGGGGCCACGGCGTTGCTACCCATCTTCGCCAAGGACATCCAGCACACCGGCCCCTGGGGCCTGGGCCTGCTCCGCGCCGCCCCCGCCGTCGGCGCCCTGCTGATGTCGATCTGGCTGTCGTCGCACAGCCTGAAGCGCCGGGTGGGGCCGATCATGTTTACCGCCGTGGCGGGCTTCGGCGTCGCCACCCTGGTCTTTGCCGTCTCCACCTCGCTCTGGCTGTCCATGGGCGCCCTGTTCGCCCTGGGTGCCTTCGACATGGTGAGCATGGTGATCCGCGGCGCCCTGGTGCAGCTGGAGACGCCGGACGACATGCGCGGCCGGGTCAGCGCGGTGAATGCCATCTTCATCAATACCTCCAACCAGCTCGGCGAATTCGAATCCGGCCTCCTCGCCGCGGCCCTCGGGGCGGTCAACGCCACCCTGATCGGCGGCGTCGGCACCCTCGTCGTGGTGGGCCTGTGGATGTGGTGGTTCCCCTCCCTGCGCCGCCGCCAGGCCCTGGTGGAGCATCCCGACCCGGTGGAAGGCGCCAGCAGCACGATCTGA
- a CDS encoding ferritin-like domain-containing protein: MSYAATLPWTLETLDLSRIDVAKVRENEDLFFLLCSSSFVESGSDLYTHNLVDHFAGDDELQGWLRDHWEHEEMQHGRALAAYVRHVWPEFDWETGFKNFFAHYGSVCTSEELETNRGLELAARCVVETGTASLYRALNDVTDEPVLRELTNHIKSDEVRHYKHFYQAFRIYRERDRISRFSTLRVLIKRLNEIKNEDSDIALRHVFNTRYPEKAHDDAEFRRVIGRAEGLLKRHIPAEMTVKMLLRPLDLPPKVNSFLEKPLTRMTEKLFLH; this comes from the coding sequence GTGAGCTACGCCGCCACCCTGCCATGGACGCTCGAAACATTGGACCTGTCGCGCATCGACGTCGCGAAAGTCCGGGAAAACGAAGATCTCTTCTTCCTGCTGTGCAGCTCGTCCTTCGTCGAAAGCGGCTCGGATCTCTACACGCACAACCTCGTCGACCATTTTGCCGGCGACGACGAGCTCCAGGGCTGGTTGCGCGACCACTGGGAACACGAAGAGATGCAGCACGGCCGGGCGCTGGCCGCCTACGTGCGCCACGTGTGGCCCGAGTTCGACTGGGAGACGGGGTTCAAGAACTTCTTCGCCCATTACGGCTCGGTGTGCACGTCCGAGGAACTCGAGACCAACCGTGGCCTGGAACTGGCGGCGCGCTGCGTCGTCGAAACCGGCACGGCCAGCCTGTACCGCGCGCTCAACGACGTCACCGACGAACCCGTGCTGCGCGAGCTGACGAACCACATCAAGAGCGATGAAGTGCGTCATTACAAGCACTTCTACCAGGCCTTCCGCATTTACCGCGAGCGCGATCGCATCAGTCGTTTCAGCACGCTGCGCGTGCTGATCAAGCGCCTGAACGAGATCAAGAACGAAGACAGCGATATCGCCCTGCGCCACGTGTTCAACACGCGCTATCCGGAGAAGGCCCATGACGATGCGGAGTTCCGCCGCGTCATCGGCCGTGCCGAAGGGCTGCTAAAGCGGCACATCCCCGCGGAGATGACGGTGAAGATGCTGCTCCGCCCGCTGGACCTGCCGCCAAAGGTCAACAGCTTCCTCGAGAAGCCGCTGACCCGAATGACGGAAAAACTCTTCCTGCACTGA
- a CDS encoding universal stress protein has product MPKHILVGYDGSETARRAYLFALELGACAGAKVSVVSVYQMENGADTAALMMADTTRERLAAVREELAGLKASPGVDLDVQLVHGSPGDALLTYVAQNGADHIVIGHTERGALARWLVGSTSTDVLAKARVPVTVVR; this is encoded by the coding sequence ATGCCCAAGCACATCCTCGTCGGCTATGACGGCTCGGAAACCGCCCGCCGGGCCTATCTCTTTGCCCTGGAACTGGGCGCCTGCGCCGGGGCGAAGGTCTCGGTGGTCTCGGTCTACCAGATGGAAAACGGCGCCGACACGGCGGCCCTGATGATGGCCGACACCACCCGCGAGCGCCTGGCGGCGGTCCGCGAGGAGCTGGCCGGGCTCAAGGCCAGCCCGGGGGTGGACCTGGACGTCCAGCTGGTTCACGGCAGCCCCGGGGATGCCCTGCTCACCTACGTGGCCCAGAACGGGGCCGACCATATCGTCATCGGCCATACCGAGCGGGGGGCCCTTGCCCGCTGGCTGGTCGGCTCCACCTCCACGGACGTGCTGGCCAAGGCCCGGGTCCCGGTGACGGTGGTGCGCTAA